The genomic segment TGTGTTGTACCTGACCTCTGAACCGCCGACGATGTCCCGGGGCATAGGCCAATTGTTGCTCCCTGATCATAACGGATGCAGCCTCTTTCTTGCGCAGTCCCAAGCGGCAACCCCGTACGCAAACGATGATCGGATCTTTCAACGGTGCAGTTCCTTCCACGTAGATCTCTGTTCCCGGGGTGAAGCCCATGTCCATCAGT from the Bacillota bacterium genome contains:
- a CDS encoding ferrous iron transport protein A; this translates as MHNCSLDKLTPGMKGIISSLTCNGALRRKLMDMGFTPGTEIYVEGTAPLKDPIIVCVRGCRLGLRKKEAASVMIREQQLAYAPGHRRRFRGQVQHKVS